A part of Arachis hypogaea cultivar Tifrunner chromosome 12, arahy.Tifrunner.gnm2.J5K5, whole genome shotgun sequence genomic DNA contains:
- the LOC112727706 gene encoding FT-interacting protein 3 translates to MQRAPPEDFLLKETKPHLGGGKVSGDKLTSTYDLVEQMQYLYVRVSKAKDLPAKDLTGSCDPYVEVRLGNYKGTTRHFEKKTNPEWNQVFAFSKDRIQASTLEVTVKDKDVVKDDFIGRVWFDLNEIPKRVPPDSPLAPQWYRLEDKNGNKAKGELMLAVWMGTQADEAFPEAWHSDAATVSGADALANIRSKVYLSPKLWYLRVNLIEAQDLQPSDKGRYPEVFVKAILGNQALRTRISQSRTINPMWNEDLMFVAAEPFEEPLILSVEDRVAPNKEEVLGRCMIPLQMVDRRFDHKPVNTRWVNLEKHVVIMEGDKKKEIKFASRLHVRICLEGGYHVLDESTHYSSDLRPTAKQLWKSSIGVLELGILNAQGLMPMKTKDGRGTTDSYCVAKYGQKWVRTRTIIDSFAPRWNEQYTWEVFDPCTVITIGVFDNCHLHGGDKGGGARDSRIGKVRIRLSTLETDRVYTHSYPLLVLYPNGVKKMGEIHLAVRFTCSSLLNMMHMYSQPLLPKMHYIHPLTVSQLDSLRHQATQIVSMRLSRAEPPLRKEIVEYMLDVGSHMWSMRRSKANFFRIMGVLSGLIAVGKWFDQICNWKNPITTVLIHILFIILVMYPELILPTIFLYLFLIGVWYYRWRPRHPPHMDTRLSHADSAHPDELDEEFDTFPTTKPSDIVRMRYDRLRSIAGRIQTVVGDLATQGERLQSLLSWRDPRATALFVIFCLVAAIVLYVTPFQVVALLAGIYVLRHPRFRHKLPSVPLNFFRRLPARTDCML, encoded by the coding sequence ATGCAGAGGGCACCGCCGGAGGACTTTCTGTTGAAGGAGACAAAGCCCCACCTCGGAGGTGGGAAGGTCTCCGGAGACAAGCTTACCAGCACCTATGATCTTGTTGAGCAAATGCAGTACCTTTATGTGAGGGTTTCAAAGGCGAAAGACTTGCCTGCTAAGGATCTCACTGGCAGTTGTGACCCTTATGTAGAAGTGAGGCTGGGAAATTACAAAGGCACCACCCGGCATTTCGAGAAGAAGACTAATCCTGAATGGAACCAGGTCTTCGCCTTCTCGAAAGACCGGATTCAGGCTTCGACGCTGGAGGTTACTGTCAAGGATAAGGATGTGGTGAAGGATGACTTCATTGGTCGTGTCTGGTTTGACCTCAATGAGATACCCAAGAGGGTTCCTCCAGATAGCCCTCTTGCGCCGCAGTGGTATAGGCTAGAGGACAAAAATGGCAACAAGGCGAAGGGCGAGTTAATGTTGGCTGTTTGGATGGGTACTCAAGCTGATGAAGCATTTCCTGAAGCATGGCATTCGGATGCAGCCACCGTTAGTGGAGCTGATGCTCTTGCAAACATTCGATCGAAAGTGTATCTGTCTCCTAAGCTTTGGTATTTGAGGGTTAATTTGATAGAGGCACAAGACTTGCAGCCGAGCGACAAGGGTAGATACCCTGAAGTTTTTGTGAAGGCAATTCTGGGAAATCAGGCATTGAGGACTAGAATCTCCCAGAGCAGAACTATCAATCCAATGTGGAATGAGGATTTAATGTTTGTGGCCGCGGAACCATTTGAGGAGCCACTGATTTTGAGTGTGGAAGACAGAGTTGCCCCTAACAAAGAGGAAGTATTGGGGAGGTGTATGATTCCGTTACAGATGGTAGACAGGAGATTCGATCACAAACCAGTGAACACTAGGTGGGTTAATCTCGAAAAACATGTTGTAATCATGGAAGGGGACAAGAAGAAGGAAATCAAGTTTGCAAGCAGGCTTCATGTGAGGATCTGCCTAGAAGGTGGTTATCATGTTTTGGATGAATCAACTCACTACAGCAGTGATCTTCGGCCAACAGCAAAACAACTATGGAAATCCAGTATTGGAGTTCTTGAATTGGGGATATTAAATGCTCAGGGTTTGATGCCAATGAAAACGAAAGATGGTAGGGGGACGACGGATTCATATTGTGTAGCAAAATATGGGCAAAAGTGGGTGCGGACGAGGACAATCATTGATAGCTTTGCACCGAGATGGAACGAGCAATATACTTGGGAGGTTTTTGATCCCTGCACTGTCATTACAATTGGTGTCTTTGATAACTGTCACTTGCATGGTGGTGATAAGGGTGGAGGGGCAAGAGATTCAAGGATCGGAAAGGTAAGGATTCGTCTTTCCACCCTTGAGACTGATCGTGTGTATACGCATTCGTATCCTCTTCTAGTTCTTTACCCGAATGGGGTGAAGAAAATGGGTGAAATTCACTTGGCTGTGAGGTTTACTTGTTCCTCTTTGCTTAACATGATGCACATGTATTCACAACCACTGCTTCCTAAGATGCATTACATTCACCCCTTGACTGTCAGCCAGCTCGACAGTTTGAGGCATCAAGCGACTCAGATTGTTTCGATGAGGCTTAGTCGTGCCGAGCCGCCGTTGAGAAAGGAGATAGTGGAATACATGTTGGATGTTGGTTCCCACATGTGGAGTATGAGAAGAAGTAAGGCCAACTTTTTCAGGATCATGGGAGTTTTGAGTGGATTGATTGCTGTGGGAAAATGGTTTGATCAGATTTGCAATTGGAAAAACCCCATCACAACGGTTCTGATACATATCTTGTTTATCATATTGGTTATGTACCCTGAGCTTATCTTACCCACCATATTCCTTTACCTCTTTTTGATCGGAGTTTGGTACTATAGATGGCGGCCGAGGCACCCTCCTCACATGGACACCCGTCTCTCTCACGCAGATTCGGCTCACCCCGACGAACTAGACGAAGAATTCGACACTTTCCCAACCACCAAGCCTTCTGACATTGTGAGGATGCGATATGATCGGCTCAGAAGTATTGCTGGGAGGATACAGACTGTTGTAGGTGACCTAGCGACTCAAGGGGAAAGGCTGCAGTCTTTGCTCAGCTGGAGAGATCCAAGAGCAACCGCCCTTTTCGTGATTTTCTGTCTTGTCGCTGCCATTGTACTGTATGTCACGCCATTCCAAGTTGTTGCCCTCCTGGCTGGAATTTATGTCTTGCGACATCCAAGGTTCCGCCACAAGCTTCCTTCCGTGCCACTCAATTTCTTCAGGAGGCTGCCTGCAAGAACCGACTGCATGCTTTGA